aaatgttatatttttacttatattttcttattatttactcactgaaataaatttagaaattcctCATGAAGCAATGTTGCTCTGGCTAAAGTTCATAAGAAAGTACATACGAAAGATTTTACacgtaaatataaaatattttatgaaaactttgcAATAAGCGGCAATAAAGTCATAAAGCTGAAGGCGTAATATTTGGTTTTCTAATAACATatgacttttttcaaaaattttttcggtGTGCAAAGTATCTAAAGGCTTAAGGAGAAAATGCGTATGTTGTTTCAAtaacactgtgaaaaattcggGAAATTCCGGTGAAAAGGACCGGCACTCAGTGTGCCTGtgctttttatcgtaaaattcatttttactggaGCATGTTACGGAGCCAAAAATCTGAtgcaccataatttttactgtaacatgaaatcactgaataactctaattaaataaatattactttaaaaattatggcataGTATTTATAATGGATTTCatggtaaaattgattttacgcaTGATttacccaaagtgccggtaccgtactttttacagtaatttcatCCGGAATATTTTTCAGTGAAGTGCTTCAAGTTACTTCAAAAGAGAGGAAATAGAGACATTTGTATCAGAATACGGGTCTTATAAGTTCGAATTTTTGTATGACGGAAGGATACACTTTgagcaattttgaatttaaatcctACCAGCAGTCATCAAATTATGTTCAAGGTATTTGAGAAGTGGAAATGGGTGCTGCATCACGAGAGCTTTTTATTGCTTCTGAGtgttaaacaaataagaaacgTAACCATGGTTTCTCagttatttaatgtataaaaaatttaacactagGGGAGGGTGGCCTAAAGCTGGTAGGTTAACAATAAACTCTCAAAAGTTGTAGTTTTTGGGCTTTTATCGCAgcgtttttgattttatttcttaagagaGATCttgaactataaaataaaaaatgattagtgcgttattttaaattttatgattatctagtatcaaaaataaaaaacactgaaaaaaccCGCTTTGCCCGACAAGGGGCCTAAAGCGGGTAAGCCATTCGGGCAAAGCGGGTAAGCACCATAGATTTTACAAATACAAGcgcatattaattttcttaaacattaataatgagACCTTAATCACACGTataataaacgttaaaaataacatttaaataacaattttagacTTATTTTATCAGTCTCAAATTATGATTTGTTATTCTTGACATAGTTCGCAAAAATAAGACCCTCTTCCTGAATAAGTTGTGCAAGCTTCATGAGCCCAGTCTTTACAATCTCCACATTCAATCCAATCTTCTAGCGGTGGGTCCTCATAAGGCCCCCCACAAACAAGACAAAAATactcttttacaatttttttctatgaagctctttgttttttagttttacctGGTTTACTTGTCGAaggaagatttttaaattttttttaacagcagcATTGTTTCTCAGacatttcttcttttcttccttttctatttgcatatttttaaatggtgaaTGGCTTCAGCTCTTTGAGTTTTACGTTTATGACTAGTTTTGTTCGGAGTAGGTTTTGGTAGCGGTCTAATATCTAAAGGCTTCACATGAGGTGTCAATGACTCTTCTACTGGTTGAAATGAATTGCCACTCGTTGTCGTAGAACATGAAGGATCATCTTCAACAGCTGGATCATACGAAGTTTCTTCGTTTGTGGTCGTAGCGAAATCCTTGAAGCTTGAGAGTAAATGTGATCCACGTTTTCAAATACAGATGTAGAAGTAGAGCTATCAGAATTATTAGAAAGTCGACCAGCATTAATAGATTGAATATGTGATGGGCTATCGTTGGtgttttcaataacttcagcccTGTCTGTCAGACTAGCTGGCAGAAAGTCAGCATCACTAAATATGTGTCGTTCCGTGGGCCATATTCCTGAGGATTTAAATCCTTGAACAGCATTTTGCGCACTAGCTGCTTTCAAATAAGCTTTCCCAACAAGTGAAGCTACGTCGTACTGAGTAATTATTCTACCTACATGGCTTCgttgaaaagttaaaacttctttttcataGCAAGTTTTGAACGGTCCATAAACGCAGCCGTCCAGAGGTTGCCTGCGATCAGTTGTTTGAGGAGGCAGCGATAcaaaaatcacattattttttctagcaTATTCAAGGGCGTCACTATATTTGTGAGATTCATGGTTATCTGATATTAAGATTACTTTTTTCTCAGGAGTTGACGGGTATTCTCGACGAAATAATGAAGCCAATCTAGGAATTTTTGCCCATTAATCCAGCCGTTGTCGTTGTCAGTGCAAGTAGCAAGGGAACCAGGGGGTGCTCCATCTAACAATCTACCAACCATTCTTTTTCTACCATAATTAAAAATGGAGGTATAAAAGATCCAGCCGCGTTACAGCAGCAGATAACAGTCGTCGATTTTCCTCTTTCCGCTCTTGAAATTACACCCACCTGTTTTTCCCctgattttgacaaaattttcgGAAATTTATTACTGGATGCATGAATGCCAGTTTCATCCATATTGTATATTCTTGTTGGATCAATGTCATGCTTATCAATTTCTCTTTCCAACAAATCATAAAATCTGCAAACTTGAGGCCGATTGAAACCTCGTGCTCTTGCAATTGATGTTGGCTCTGGTTGCCTAACAACTATATTAGAATGTCGTTTTTTAAAACCCAAGTACCAATCATTTCCAACACTGCTGTTCTTAAAAGGATGAACGATATTATTGCGTTCTGCATACTCATAgactagtttaaaaaattcatttttagttaaGCTGTAGAAAAGATAATCGACTTGAAATACATATTGCAATAACTCAGCTTCTTGCTCATCCTTGAATACTCTTCGATATCCTCCAAGATTTTTACTGCAACTGCCCTTTTTCAGATGTCTTTGTAGAGTAGAAAGTGGGATACCATACTTTTTAGAAGCCGCAGAAACCGCAGTGGTCTCAGATTCCTTCATTGCATTCTTCATGGCCGTTTCACACCAGGTCGCCTGTTCTGTTTTtctcttgtatttatttaccatcgttacaaaaatacagaaaagttagtttaaaaatgtatcggGGCATAGCGGGTGTCTACCCGTTTTGCCCTACCCGCTTTGcccaaaagcatattttttactaaaaaaattataacctcaaataaaaaaaaattaaaaaaaattgagcatcGTAGTTTATAGGTCAATAGCgttagaataatataataatattgacaataaaaaaataagtcggCTTTCGACTAGCCACAAGTTACATAccttgagtttttttaataaacttattaatattttattttgtgcttgGTTACGCCATGTCGCTTTACTTCTGCTCCGCTGGGATTGATTGAAACTCGTGAGTATTCGGGTAATCACGGCATAGTTAGATATCGGCGCTTGAGCGCGCTGCGGCAGGATACGAATGGCTACCCGCTTTAGGCTACCCTCCCCTAatggaaaagtttttgaaagattaagtaaaaagaaaaagatttaatttttagctgataaaattgttatgaaatattttcaattgtttcacaaaaaataaaaaaattcaattaaaatttgaaaaatttaaaaagtttcattttttaaaaattattaatttctaggATCTATTCATCTGCTTTTGCAAATCATTtggttttgctttttaattatgttgTTTAAGAACGTGCAAAACTTTGCATACCtcattcttcaattttttgaatattcacgagtgaaataactaaaaaatattttaagatattattaatatatatttatgaaatatacattattattaatataatatttacaaaaatattattaatattttaagttataaggaaatatttttaattgtataaatagtacaaaattgattgttgaaaaattgtttggtgaaaatgcaaaaaataaaacaatactaaGGAAACCAAATTTTCATCCAATTTCCTGACTAAACTTTTGGGTTGAAATTTTTAGGCTTTCAAagataagcaaataataatccattaaaaatgcattagcgttaagagaaaataaattttctgccaAATTTCGTAAATTGCTAAGATATATAGCTCTAGTTAATTAGATTATTTCTCCTACAAATCTGTTAGAGGTGACGTTTTTAAGACCAAAACAACCAACTGTCAAatctttgatatttcttttttatctctaAACAATAAGTTTAGTTCAGATGTTCAATAAAAGCGAAGTATATAATGATTTTTGCACGCAGGTcagataaatactttttttcgattgtctagtcttcattctcgtttcgtcattctagtaaTCAATttcccacaatgcactacgatCAGGTTTCGAGTTGAGTAAACATTTCCTTCATACATTTGTTaatcacaaatcacgtgattttgtgacgaaatgattttcaaaattaacaaaatacaattattgttttttgaaaacgttgaatctttatttgttaaataaaaggaatGATACATGAAAACCAGTTTAAAGTACAACTGTATCTATACATTCAATCAAAATCACGAttctttataaacattttattacagtaCACAATTACCAACAATGTCtccacttcaaaaattttactatgagCACCATGTACATTGcgcaaaaatcaattattattcatattcacaGTTACAGTAATATTGTATGTATAATACAAATTCTTCAGacattcctaaaaataaaaaataaatgtttattttatgttgaaatttaacgacaaaattatttctatcatataaattttatataacttttatcatataacttttatttcttaagtattATTACCAGTCTCTAAGCTATATTCagttttcaaattgaagaagaaagaTAGTTTTGccttagttaaaagaaaatgaatgacgcttttttttaaaaaaggaatgtaataaatttttttctaatccctttaaataagaatttgatcAATAGAATAATTCTGAGTGTAAACTTCAAACTTTAATATCTGCTTGCGAATGTAATATAAAGTGTTTCGTAAAAAACAAACAGTTGATTTcttattatatgaatattttagttaatttcctttaaaaatcattgaaatatcTTACTTTCGATGAGCGTAATATTCCTtgctgaaagaaaagaaattctagtgagaaattttaaagtaagaactGATAGGTTatgtgagaaaataaatttgaactacATTACGATTACATTcgggaaataaattatttgttgtatttatacatttttttcaaatggcatttttagtttattttttgtcaaaatggctaaagtttaaaaacgttacagATTACAGTAAATTGCTACTTCTTGGCGAGTTAGGGTACATCATCAAGATTGAAATTGAATTGGAACACCCATGCCCGGAAATCCGGACGTACACCGCTAGGGGTGCTCTCTATTATAACCATTCTAGATGCATATGAAGAAACAGTTGATGAAGGGATTCACTCCTAGCGGCATATGATGGCATTTCCGGGAGTGGGttcctatgcagttttaatcttaatggtGAGCTTTAACTCTCCTAGAAGTTTGTTGCAGTATTTATGCGATCCTCTGtcatatataacgtttttaagctCGTGCATTTCCagaaaaattgaactaaaactttcattaaaataacaaacaaactATAGCTTAAAGAGGGAAATCGAATGCAGATTTGAAATATCCAATATCCGTTAAGAAATCTCCAGCTATAgaaaacgaaaacaaatttgttCCAGTGCTATTAGAATAATTAGTCAATAAAACAGATTTATGTATGCTgtatatgatatttttctttattttattcgtaTGCTTTGCTagtcattttataaaactttaactgGGTACATCTGAATTTAGACAACCTAATTTATTCTAGCGctacttttacaaaataaaaattaaaaattttttattgtagaaaaatCAGTCTTAAAAAGAGGTAACCCGTTTCTCTTAAGAAATGTCCTCTAccaaaaaaaggtttaaaaaaaatataaagcaagaaaatcatgtaaaagcatttcaaataaaatttggctcgaaaagtttttttgaaaatagtcgGACCAACAGTCAGACCATCATGAgctattaatgaataatttagatgtttttatttcagcatGAAACTGCAAACATGGCAAATATATATTCCTTGAAAACTGAACTTTTATCTCTCTTCGAATGTAAATAAGAAACCAtccagtatatatatatattttttttttgcaaatagaaatgttattttagatgtaaaaaatgtttacttatattgtttgaaattaaattgatacggaaaagaataattaatttaatatctgaaaataatcaaaattgaaacaataataagatgttttaaatgaaataattgttcACATCTTGGTGCTATAttgtattctaaaattatgaagaaaataaaaataataataaactaacttATCTAGgaggatttaataaattttctttagtgTATAAAGCATTATTTACCCATCagttattattatagtttaattaatataaaaaactaaaattattataaaaaactaaaatgaatgtgCGAAACTAAAACTATcacaacaaaactaaaaaatcaatttaattttaacataactttgaaccaaaatagagaaaatatcctaaatttatggagataaattatataatacttatattttaagctaGTGTTTTTGTCGTGCTTTCACtagttaattttttgcatatagctcaagtaattttaaatttaaattttttttactattcctATTTAAGTAGGCAAAGGACGTTCAAAACAAAATAGCACAATTTTTATGCGCAATATTAGTAGCAATAATAGAAGTCTGTGTGCAAAgtttggaaataataataataattagctttaaagttataacaaaaaGTATAACTTTTAGTTGATGgtaattgaaaagttcttcgggagcgaattttaattttgttattgaattttttacccAAATACgttgtttatagacatttaaataagtgtaaGTGGTTATGGTGACagtataaaaatgtagcgtAACTAggcattaaacttttattttgtcaccaaaaatttcttcaaaaaacacgctttaattatgtttgttcagtcattaaaaaaattaaaatgcgatattgagtaaataaaatgcatttagaaTTAAGCAATACATATAGAAGAGgatctgaaacttttttaataacaataaaacgaTAACTGGTGGGCAAGGAACGTTTTGAAGTTGGGaggacattaaaaaatattcatcaaaatcaatgatttaCGCTAgtacatacaattttttaaatgaattatatgaCAAATTTATAACGAAcatattgtatattttgcattgaaatttataataaacaggATAAGGAATAATAGgctttaatttcctttttttgttaggAAAAGCTTAACGGAGTGCTTCATAAAtaggtatttttaataaaataatgtaaactatatatatcttaataatGATGCGTGATTACAACCTTTTAATATCgtgataaatcatttaaatgtatTGATATTTCCCTATGTATATTGTgttatttttctagtttaattaatttgcattattttcacATTGGTCAATATTTTCCCAATTTTAATAAAGGCCACGTACACTCTCGATAATATCGTATTGCCCGTGACATCATcgatacatattttattttttaaccgtcgttgaacagccggcccaattttggatttacgactatcaatgttcaactccgtagccttgcaattttgaacccaattcagatgACAAGGTAACTCATATATCGAGCTAtggtagaaatttgccttcgttgaagactttttttgatgaaactaactcgcacttgcgttacatggaaaggaaaaccaagaaaacctcCTACGCTTAGCCTGATGGTAAgtggactctaactcatgatccgtctaccactgagaatattttacttcagcactgtgatcTTTGCGTGCCGGATGCGGAATATGAATCGACcaaccattgctgggattcgtaCCCGGTTGACCTTATTCGATGACGAGTGCTTTATCCCCAGAGCCACCACTGCTCTATCGATATATATTGTTGTTGATAACATTGTAGAACAAACGTCTTCTTGTTTTCTGTTGCGTGAGATTTTTTGAGCAGATCTTAGATATTTATTATCGCTGATTTCAAACCTGTAATCGGTTTCTCTGTCCAAGCTACTTGTGCAAGCAATTTGTGTCTatttttttgacgaaatgtacaagtttaaaaatgttatgtataACAGTGAGCAGTATAAATCTTGCAACAagcttctaggggagttagaaCAAATCACcaagaataaaattgatttgGAACCCATGCCCGAAAATATCGTCATGCTTCGCTAGGGGCTCTAACTTCATGAACTGTTTCCTCCTGagcttctgaacaggtcataattGGGAAGCTCTCTCAGCCGCATACGACGAAATTTCCGGTCATGGGTACCTACGCAATTTAAATCCCTATATGATCTAACTCCCCAGAACTTTGTTTTAACATTTACGGGACcttctgttatatataacgttttacatttcgacaaaatatgaactaaaaatgtcattcaaaatatatatatctttaggagagaaaataatttaaaatttgaaatctccaCAGCCAAATTAgacaagatcaagtatttgtataggtgcaacaaaaaatttgttccccagtaTAATGATTACGatatcgtaaaatttaaattatcgttAATGAAACCACTTGGGACATTTTCTTAATCGTTATTTACAGCTGTTGACATTAATAGGTTGACATTAATAGCTGTTTCATCTTTGTTGCGAACTGTCATATATTCGTTAGTTATGATAAGACATGATATTCCCTACATATCCtgagaaattcttttaaaatacggtgaaaaatatcgatatttcacCATATGTAGATTATTTGAAAggcttaattttgttttatttgcatttggATTGTTAAAAACGTGTTTATTGGATTGTTGCAGGATAAAACgacagaaaatataattaagagcATTAGTTTTCCCCCCtttatagataatatttttttgatggatAGCAGACCAGCgccatttcaaaaaattttcaaaacttataatttaatcaaatttagaaTTCAATAGTTCTAAACTTTGCGTGCTCTATGaagataaaaatcaattattgtttttatgtaatttttatcatgacATCTAGTGCACGCCATCTTGCGTTTGTAAAGCATTTAGTTTGTGTTtccatgaaataattataaagttaaattgctTAGACAAAAGAATTATATTGCGTAAAAATTGAACATAGAACACGCGAAGACTTAACAAGTTTACATTGCTTttttagtaaagaaaataaaaaattaaaatattgtgtgcgaaactttgactttaaaaaaggaaacaaaagctttataaatgcattcaaccaaaataaaatctgcttcagaagaaattttttgtttggtaAGTTTACATTTACAGCCATAaccaaaatttgcatttattttacgattttaatttaatttactttcgaACTAACTGGTAAGcccaaaaattaaaagcaaatgcaAGTTTTTTCCCTTAACATAGTTTCTAACATTCGAAATgtttaagaagtattttttcagCGATGATAGTGTAGAATAATCTAATACAActagaatttttgttaaacattaGCTGGCCATAGGCGCGGAATTTTCCacaaacacatttttcattattttgtattagtttagctaaaaattagtaaaaaatattatatttagcaatttaataatttatggttatgaaataggGATAGACAATATTGGCAAATTAGAGAAAATGTGTCCCATGGAAAGTATGGACTGACggctcaatattttttttccaaatttgccCTTATTTGCAGTCCTTTAAATCTAATAGAAACAAtatttcatcattgaaatttctttaattttcaaaatcaattattgaatatgaataaaaaaaaattcagactacttttttctggattttatattttagaagaaatataatgtcaataatccaacaaattattttagaactattagacagtgttttataatttaaaaaaaaactatatttacttGTAGTTAGAGCCTCaggaaaaaatgtataaacaccggtgaagttcaaaaaatatgtcTACTCCAAAgggttataaaatgatttatattttactgcttttaaattttaatatagttcttaaagttaaaaatattccttacaGCTAtcatgtaataatataaataaacatagctACATGATATTTAAATCAAGATAATTATCAATATCATGTGATGAACAGTTTATACTGCTGTAGAGTTAAAAGTGCCAAATGCCATGTCTGAAAAAGATTATAATGCTTAGATGATGAATGACGAAGATGGATGATGGAAAACAATTTATCAgttccaaataatattttttattgtttttactatcgattcggttaaaaaaatattaataatatttataccttgataaatttatatttaaaaaaaaattctaaattatttattacttgttatttaactggaagaaactgaaattttgtgattaattttagaaaaattttgcttgtaatatttttgttgcttattggaaaaaaagtgatattaaTCTTTCGAGAAATTATAActtaagtgtttttatttatatccaaACATATATTGCATTACGTACTTGCTTGCATAAGGATGGATTGGAAATTTGAgattaattcttttgaaaattgcttttacatttcttaattacAGAGGTTAAAACTACTCTCATCATTTgctgatttatttcaaatgtgttaTGCATGATAtaatctaatataaatattagtaattttttaaaagtgtcatacgcaataattttagaaaagttgGACGATTACTTTTTATGCTTgtacaatttcagaaatttaatactCAACGAGTATTAAAGACCTTGCTATTTTATCGGTATTTCgcaaaacttgcaaaaaaacctgcaaaagttcaaatttaattgcatttaaaataatgaatttattctgTACCACATCATGATCATCCTCCTCCAGGTCACCagaatcatcatcatcatcttTTACGTCATCGCTTTCACCCCAATAAACGCTGAATACATCATCAAGATCATAATCAGACTCGTCATCATATTCAGTGTCTTTTGTTGAAATGCTTAAATTTCGTTGAAGTTCAAAGAAATGGCCAATGCATTTGCtgatctttaataaataaatataaatatacaaaattatttagaaatttaaattaaatgagcaAAGTTTATTAGTTTGTATACATATCATGTAAAATACAATAAGTTTCATCAAATACATACTTTAGCAGCTATAAAATTACTGATATCTGGtagaaaatgtgttttaatacaaagaatgtatgtttattaaatttattcagttttgaCTTTTTATATAAGTGATTTAAGTTAAAATGCGTGATATAGTCATGGCGGCCACCAAACAGCTTTGTTAATGAAAACGTCAATAGTTTAACTTATCAAGGAAGTAATATTTTAGCTAGAATTGGACGAATGACTATTCGAAACTTTAGTCCTCTCGTTGTTTGTGGTGTGGAAGTTTGGAGAGTTGGATACCAGTTTAGGCGCTAGCCATGTCGTCTGATTAGGGTCAACATTACGTGGCATTTAAAAGCAGGGCTGTTAAAGGGTAGATCAATAAAAATGAGGCTAGGTGCTTGGCCATAGTGGGGAGATGATGATGATGTTTAAGACCAATCAAATGATGTCCAATGAATGATGTCTAATTAAAGGATGTCTAGTGAATGATGTCCAAGTAAAGTACATTTTAAAGACTAATAAAGCTCTTATCTATGATACTCATTAATAAcctttattaaaagtataatttgccactaaaatatggaaatataGTGATATagttgcttaaattttatcaaggggtattttaaattaaataagaataaataagtaaatgaaaaaaagtaatgaaatattacaTTGTGGGAATACATCACATCGTTGCACATTGTTTCTATGATTTGATCAAAGCTTCCATTAGTATCAGGTCGGAAGACAAACCCACAACTTCTTATAACAATTTGATCCTAAGAAGAAACGGTTTTGAAAAGTAATGTTTActgctatgaaaaaaaaattgtaaagaagaagaagaaaatacgaagtttaaaattatcaattattatattatggttattaattagatgaaaatgaaatatatttaaattgtttgaaataaattattctaactgactgaaaaaatatcctcaatggtagacgaatTATGGATTGGAATCTTCTTGTCATTGGGTTAAGTGTGGGACGTTTTCGTGGAttttctctctatgtaacgcaaatgtgggtaagtttcatcaACCCACATTTCCTCCAGGACGGcaagtttgtcccaatacttgatctatgagtttgaaattacaaggttacCGAGTTGAagattgatagtcgtaaactaagAATTGGCTCGGCTATTCATcactggttataaaaaaaaaaattttgtggttTCGTTTTACATGTCAGTTGGAATatctaaaaagattattttatttagttatttactgttccagattaaatttttgttttctgtttcatCACAATTCCTGTTAAATGTTGATAGCATTCTGAGTATGTGCCCTATCCGTTACCTTTCTTATTGCTATAAGAGTATTTATCATTCTTATCCATTGTAAGAatgtcagaatttttattttatatttgatatgtTTTTTCAGTTATTCTTAAACACGGGTAGAAATGGGGAGTAGAAACTGCATGAAATAGAAAGTAATGATATCAGCTTTTGCGAAGTTCTTATTGCTATAAgagtatttattattcttatccATTGTAAGAatgtcagaatttttattttatgtttgatatGTTTTTTCAGTTATTCTTAAACACGGGTAGAAATGGGGAGTAGAAACTGCATGAAATAGAAAGTAATGATATCAGCTTTTGCGAAGTTCTTATTGCTATAAgagtatttattattcttatccATTGTAAGAatgtcagaatttttattttatgtttgatatGTTTTTTCAGTTATTCTTAAACACGGGTAGAAATGGGGAGTAGAAACTGCATGAAATAGAAAGTAATGATATCAGCTTTTGCGAAGTTCTTATTGCTATAAgagtatttattattcttatccATTGTAAGAatgtcagaatttttattttatgtttgatatGTTTTTTCAGTTATTCTTAAACACGGGTAGAAATGGGGAGTAGAAACTGCATGAAATAGAAAGTAATGATATCAGCTTTTGCGAAGTTCTTATTGCTATAAgagtatttattattcttatccATTGTAAGAatgtcagaatttttattttatgtttgatatGTTTTTTCAGTTATTCTTAAACACGGGTAGAAATGGGGAGTAGAAACTGCATGAAATAGAANata
This window of the Parasteatoda tepidariorum isolate YZ-2023 chromosome 4, CAS_Ptep_4.0, whole genome shotgun sequence genome carries:
- the LOC107445205 gene encoding uncharacterized protein, yielding MVNKYKRKTEQATWCETAMKNAMKESETTAVSAASKKYGIPLSTLQRHLKKGSCSKNLGGYRRVFKDEQEAELLQYVFQVDYLFYSLTKNEFFKLVYEYAERNNIVHPFKNSSVGNDWYLGFKKRHSNIVVRQPEPTSIARARGFNRPQVCRFYDLLEREIDKHDIDPTRIYNMDETGIHASSNKFPKILSKSGEKQVGVISRAERGKSTTVICCCNAAGSFIPPFLIMVEKECDALEYARKNNVIFVSLPPQTTDRRQPLDGCVYGPFKTCYEKEVLTFQRSHVGRIITQYDVASLVGKAYLKAASAQNAVQGFKSSGIWPTERHIFSDADFLPASLTDRAEVIENTNDSPSHIQSINAGRLSNNSDSSTSTSDFATTTNEETSYDPAVEDDPSCSTTTSGNSFQPVEESLTPHVKPLDIRPLPKPTPNKTSHKRKTQRAEAIHHLKICK
- the LOC107445206 gene encoding uncharacterized protein isoform X2 produces the protein MCNDVMYSHNISKCIGHFFELQRNLSISTKDTEYDDESDYDLDDVFSVYWGESDDVKDDDDDSGDLEEDDHDVECLKNLYYTYNITVTVNMNNN
- the LOC107445206 gene encoding uncharacterized protein isoform X1, giving the protein MCNDVMYSHNISKCIGHFFELQRNLSISTKDTEYDDESDYDLDDVFSVYWGESDDVKDDDDDSGDLEEDDHDVQGILRSSKECLKNLYYTYNITVTVNMNNN